One segment of Carya illinoinensis cultivar Pawnee chromosome 1, C.illinoinensisPawnee_v1, whole genome shotgun sequence DNA contains the following:
- the LOC122275525 gene encoding uncharacterized mitochondrial protein AtMg00810-like, which yields MELPPGMPNAENKVCKLLKSLYGLKQASRKWFEKLSTALISYGFTQGNSDCSLFIKKSTTSFMALLVYVDDVLLASDSLQEIQLLKEFLHDQFTIKDLGPLKYFLGLEIARSKAGISICQRKYALDILQDTGIIGAKPAAFPMETNLKLTANDSDLYEDPSAYRKLIGRLLYLTLTRPDLAYSVQVLSQFLAKPAVSHYQAAVRVLRYLKATPGQGLFFLASSEMQLKAFSDSDWAGCIDTRRSVTGFAVFLGNSLILWKSKKQLTISRSSAEAEYRALAATTYEVQWLNYALQDLQIHHSQPTLMYTDSKSAMSIASNPVQHERTKHIQIDCHLVREKLQQNLIKLFYIPSRLQLADILTKPLDSLPFHHTLRKMNILNIHVHLEGGVGV from the coding sequence ATGGAGTTGCCCCCTGGAATGCCTAATGCAGAAAACAAGGTTTGCAAACTTTTAAAAAgcctttatggtctcaaacaggcaTCTCGAAAATGGTTTGAAAAACTGTCTACTGCCCTCATTAGTTATGGTTTTACTCAAGGGAATTCTGATTGCTctctttttataaagaaatccaCAACATCTTTTATGGCATTGctggtatatgttgatgatgtgtTGTTGGCCAGTGATAGCTTACAAGAAATTCAACTCTTAAAAGAATTTCTGCATGATCAATTTACTATAAAAGATCTGGGGCCCCTCAAATATTTCCTTGGATTGGAAATAGCAAGATCCAAAGCAGGTATTTCCATCTGCCAAAGGAAATATGCATTGGATATTCTTCAAGACACAGGAATCATTGGTGCAAAGCCTGCAGCCTTTCCAATGGAGACCAACTTAAAGTTGACAGCCAATGATTCTGATTTGTATGAAGATCCTTCAGCCTACAGAAAACTCATTGGGAGACTACTATACTTAACACTTACAAGACCAGACCTTGCATATTCAGTACAAGTCCTAAGCCAATTCCTAGCTAAGCCTGCTGTAAGTCATTATCAAGCAGCAGTTAGAGTGTTAAGGTACTTGAAAGCAACTCCAGGCCAGGGATTGTTCTTCTTGGCATCCTCAGAAATGCAACTCAAGGCATTTTCAGACAGTGATTGGGCAGGGTGCATTGATACAAGGAGAAGTGTCACAGGGTTTGCAGTGTTTTTGGGTAACTCATTGATCTTATGGAAGTCCAAAAAGCAACTAACTATCAGTCGATCATCTGCTGAAGCAGAATATCGAGCACTTGCAGCCACAACATATGAAGTCCAATGGTTGAATTATGCACTGCAGGATTTACAGATTCATCATTCTCAGCCAACATTGATGTATACTGATAGCAAATCTGCCATGTCCATAGCCTCCAATCCAGTTCAGCatgaaagaaccaaacacatccaAATTGACTGTCATTTAGTTCGTGAAAAACTACAGCAAAACCTTATCAAGCTATTTTACATTCCATCTCGACTACAGTTGGCAGACATCCTTACAAAACCACTTGATTCTTTACCTTTTCACCATACTCTCCGCAAGATGAACATCCTCAATATtcatgttcatcttgaggggggtgttggagtatag
- the LOC122275604 gene encoding uncharacterized protein LOC122275604, translating to MDKSWMHITNRFRSTEYREGLHQFMSLAQAHAITNNIRCPCLNCRNNFFHTIDLVQRHLFTIGIDENYTEWIFHGEEETWDGNDLDDDVNELQNHEYVDNMDEMLDDIRLGSFTNVELVEQSTGEGPTYVDPRAKNFDQLLEDAKRPLYPGCAKFSKLSFIVKLLHIRTIGGWSVKSFDMLLKLLKVSFPDALLPDSYRESRQMERALSFNYIKIDVCRNDYILYWKENADKHDCPKCSLSRWVTCTTKEKKVPHKVLQYFPLKPRLKRLFMSKDTIVAMRWHKEHRFDDENVMRHPRDSVGWKEFDQEHISFSVDARNVHLGLAIESPFQ from the coding sequence ATGGATAAAAGCTGGATGCATATTACTAACCGATTTAGGTCCACAGAATATCGGGAAGGGTTACATCAATTCATGTCACTTGCCCAAGCTCATGCAATAACAAACAATATCAGGTGTCCTTGTCTTAACTGTCGTAATAACTTTTTCCACACTATAGACTTGGTGCAAAGACACCTATTCACCATAGGAATTGATGAAAACTACACCGAATGGATTTTTCATGGGGAGGAAGAGACTTGGGATGGTAATGACCTTGATGATGATGTCAATGAACTGCAAAATCACGAATATGTTGATAACATGGATGAaatgttagatgacatccgtCTTGGATCATTTACGAATGTAGAGCTAGTTGAACAATCTACCGGGGAAGGACCCACCTATGTGGACCCTAGGGCAAAAAACTTTGATCAATTATTGGAAGATGCTAAACGTCCACTCTACCCAGGATGTGCTAAGTTCTCAAAGTTATCATTCATTGTAAAGTTGTTGCATATAAGGACAATTGGGGGGTGGAGTGTTAAATCATTTGACATGCTACTAAAGTTGTTGAAAGTTTCATTTCCGGATGCACTTTTGCCTGACTCATACCGTGAGTCACGACAGATGGAGCGGGCCCTTAGTTTTAACTATATAAAGATTGATGTATGTCGAAATGATTATATACTATACTGGAAGGAGAATGCTGACAAGCATGATTGTCCCAAATGTAGTTTGTCAAGATGGGTAACGTGCACAACTAAAGAGAAAAAAGTCCCCCACAAAGTACTTCAATATTTTCCATTAAAACCAAGATTGAAAAGGTTGTTTATGTCAAAAGATACAATTGTAGCCATGCGATGGCACAAAGAACACCGTTTCGACGATGAGAATGTGATGAGGCATCCACGTGACTCAGTTgggtggaaggaatttgatcaaGAGCATATCTCATTTTCTGTTGATGCTCGTAACGTGCACCTTGGTCTAGCCATTGAATCCCCCTTTCAATAA